The stretch of DNA AGGAGGTGGGCGGCCCCGCAGGCCGAGTGACGCACCACGACGGCGTCCGCCCCCATGGCCATGATCGTCTGGGCGGTGTCCTTGAGGGACTCCCCCTTGGACAGCGAGGAGCCCTTGGCCGAGAAGTTGATGACGTCGGCGCTCAGGCGCTTGGCAGCCGCCTCGAAGGACAGCCGGGTACGGGTGGAGTCCTCGAAGAAGAGGTTGACCACGGTCTTGCCGCGCAGGGTGGGCAGCTTCTTGACCGCGCGGCTCTGGGTGGCGGCCATGGCCTCAGCGGTGTCCAGGACCATGACCGCCTCGTCGTGGGTCAGGTCCTTGGCGGAGAGCAAGTGCTTCATCGGGTGGCCTCCTGGTCGGAACGCTCGCTCGAGGACTCGGCGGGCACATCTGCGGGGACGATGGTGACGGCGTCGGTGGAGGCGCCGAGCTCGGTCAGGGAGACCACGACCTTCTCGGAGCGGGACGTCGGCAGGTTCTTGCCCACGTAGTCGGCTCGGATGGGTAGCTCGCGGTGACCTCGGTCCACGAGGGTCGCCAGCTGGACTGCTCGAGGGCGACCGATGGCGCCCAGGGCGTCAAGGGCCGCCCGGATCGTGCGGCCGGAGTAAAGGACGTCGTCGACGAGAATGACGACCTTGCCGTCGACGCCGCCCTGGGGGATCTCAGTGGGGCGCGGCACGCGGATGGGGTGACGCCCCAGATCATCGCGGTACATGGTGATGTCCAGCGTGCCGACCGGGATTCTGGGGGCCGTGGCTGCGGGCTGCTGCATTCCTCCGGCCGCGGCAACGGCGAGCGCCTCGACCAGTCTCTGAGCCAGAGGGACTCCCCCGCTGGGGATCCCCAGGACGACAACGTCCTGGGCTCCGTGGTTGCGCTCCAAGATCTCGTGCGCGATACGGAACAGGGAACGGGCTATCTCGGGGGGACCGAGGATCTCCTTGCCCTGGGATGGTGCGCTGGAAGCGCCTGACGAACGTTCGGCCATTGCCGGCCCCCTTCCCCGCCTCTCTGGACGGACTTAAAGGATGTTGGTCGCCCGCAAGTCTACGTCGC from Actinomyces sp. Marseille-P3109 encodes:
- the pyrR gene encoding bifunctional pyr operon transcriptional regulator/uracil phosphoribosyltransferase PyrR, which codes for MAERSSGASSAPSQGKEILGPPEIARSLFRIAHEILERNHGAQDVVVLGIPSGGVPLAQRLVEALAVAAAGGMQQPAATAPRIPVGTLDITMYRDDLGRHPIRVPRPTEIPQGGVDGKVVILVDDVLYSGRTIRAALDALGAIGRPRAVQLATLVDRGHRELPIRADYVGKNLPTSRSEKVVVSLTELGASTDAVTIVPADVPAESSSERSDQEATR